A stretch of Arachis hypogaea cultivar Tifrunner chromosome 15, arahy.Tifrunner.gnm2.J5K5, whole genome shotgun sequence DNA encodes these proteins:
- the LOC112747571 gene encoding beta-amylase 8-like: MKTINDDASAQDLDPQSDHSSDYLLTSNPQPRRPRGFAAAAANPAGKGKKEREKEKERTKLRERHRRAITSRILAGLRQYGNFPLPARADMNDVLAALARDAGWVVEADGTTYRQCPPPSHVGSFAARSVESQLSGGSLRPCSVKETLGNQPPALRIDECLSPASIDSVVIAERDSKNEKYTSASPVNVVHCLEADQLIHDIHSGVHENDFTCTPYVPVYSKLPAGIINKFCQLIDPEGIRQELIHLKSLNMDGVIVDCWWGIVEGWNPQKYVWSGYRDLFSIIREFKLKLQVVMAFHECGGNGSSDALIALPQWVLDMGKDNPDIFFTDREGRRNTECLSWGIDKERVLKGRTGIEVYFDMMRSFRTEFDDLFAEGLISAVEIGLGASGELKYPSFSERMGWRYPGIGEFQCYDKYLQHSLRMAAKLRGHSFWARGPDNAGHYNSMPHETGFFCERGDYDNYYGRFFLHWYSQTLIDHADNVLSLASLAFEDTKLVVKVPAVYWWYKTPSHAAELTAGYHNPTNQDGYSPVFEILRKHSVTMKFVCVGFHLSNQEANESLIDPEGLSWQVLNSAWDRGLVTAGENAPLCYDREGYKRLVEMAKPSNDPDRRHFSFFVVQQPSMLQGNVCLSELDFFVKSMHGEMTGAI, encoded by the exons ATGAAGACCATCAACGACGATGCTTCCGCACAAGATCTCGATCCTCAAAGCGACCACAGCTCCGATTACCTTCTTACTTCTAACCCTCAGCCCCGCCGTCCCCGCGGCTTCGCTGCAGCCGCCGCCAATCCTGCCGGAAAGGGGAAGAAAGagagggagaaggagaaggagcgcACTAAGCTCCGCGAGCGTCACCGCCGTGCCATCACTAGCCGTATACTTGCCGGTCTCCGGCAGTACGGGAACTTCCCTCTGCCGGCGCGTGCTGACATGAACGACGTACTCGCTGCACTCGCGCGTGACGCCGGTTGGGTTGTTGAAGCTGATGGCACCACCTACCGGCAATGTCCTCCACCTTCTCACGTG GGATCTTTTGCAGCTAGGTCAGTTGAAAGTCAACTCTCTGGTGGTTCTTTGAGACCTTGCTCTGTTAAAGAGACACTAGGAAATCAGCCACCGGCGCTTAGAATTGATGAATGCTTGTCGCCTGCGTCAATCGATTCTGTGGTAATTGCAGAAAGGGACTCGAAGAACGAGAAATACACAAGTGCAAGCCCTGTAAATGTAGTCCACTGTTTGGAGGCCGATCAG CTCATACATGATATTCATTCTGGTGTGCACGAGAATGACTTTACCTGCACACCATATGTTCCGGTTTACTCAAAGCTACCA GCTGGTATTATTAACAAATTTTGCCAGTTGATTGACCCTGAAGGCATTAGACAGGAGCTAATCCATCTTAAGTCTTTAAATATGGATGGCGTCATTGTGGATTGTTGGTGGGGTATTGTTGAAGGCTGGAATCCGCAGAAATATGTGTGGTCTGGCTATAGGGATCTTTTTAGCATTATTAGAGAATTTAAGCTGAAGTTAcag GTTGTTATGGCATTTCATGAATGTGGAGGGAATGGTTCTAGTGATGCATTGATTGCCCTGCCACAATGGGTTTTGGATATGGGAAAAGATAACCCGGATATATTCTTTACAGATCGTGAAGGGCGGAGGAATACTGAATGCCTTTCCTGGGGAATTGACAAAGAGCGTGTTCTGAAAGGAAGAACTGGAATTGAG GTCTATTTTGATATGATGAGAAGCTTCAGGACAGAGTTTGATGACCTGTTTGCAGAAGGTCTGATTTCTGCAGTAGAAATTGGACTTGGTGCATCTGGGGAGCTGAAATACCCTTCTTTTTCAGAAAGAATGGGATGGAGGTATCCTGGAATAGGCGAGTTTCAG TGCTATGATAAATACCTGCAACATAGTCTGCGCATGGCAGCCAAATTACGTGGTCATTCTTTCTGGGCTAGAGGACCTGATAATGCTGGACACTACAACTCTATGCCACATGAAACTGGATTCTTTTGTGAACGAGGTGATTATGACAACTATTATGGACGCTTCTTCTTACATTGGTATTCCCAGACATTAATAGACCATGCAGATAATGTTCTGTCCCTTGCAAGCCTTGCTTTTGAGGATACAAAATTAGTTGTCAAG GTTCCTGCTGTATACTGGTGGTATAAGACTCCTAGTCATGCAGCAGAGTTGACAGCCGGATATCACAACCCCACGAATCAGGATGGATACTCTCCTGTGTTTGAGATCTTGAGAAAACATTCTGTCACCATGAAATTTGTCTGTGTAGGATTTCATCTTTCCAACCAGGAAGCTAATGAATCATTAATTGATCCAGAGGGTTTAAGTTGGCAG GTACTAAACTCAGCTTGGGATCGAGGTTTGGTTACTGCTGGAGAGAATGCTCCTCTTTGCTATGATAGAGAAGGTTACAAGAGATTAGTTGAGATGGCCAAGCCCAGCAATGATCCAGATCGCCGGCACTTCTCGTTCTTTGTTGTCCAACAACCATCTATGCTTCAAGGAAATGTTTGCCTGTCGGAATTGGATTTCTTCGTTAAATCCATGCACG GTGAGATGACAGGAGCCATATAA
- the LOC112747573 gene encoding alkylated DNA repair protein ALKBH8 homolog isoform X2: MGLPRFGRPKNGVELSPNLYVANCGPAVGISHDDIASVFCKFGELKGVYAADESGTRVIVSFSEEGSAQSAFKALDGTSCPELGGRSLHIRYSVIQPTPKDEVSDMVPVSINASELSIPGLYLVHNFISAKEEEELLQAVDSRPWNSLSKRRVQHYGYEFRYDIRNVNTRHCLGPCIMEFRKYENGDWHTKVASSAVSEGGSPEDDSIFLRKAIYLPPRSLLLLSGEARYAWNHYIPHHKVDKVNGRVIRRASRRVSFTFRKVRTGACECEFPQYCDSQR, encoded by the exons ATGGGTTTGCCGAGGTTTGGGCGTCCCAAGAATGGTGTTGAACTGAGTCCAAACCTGTATGTGGCAAATTGTGGACCTGCTGTGGGGATCTCCCATGATGACATTGCATCTGTTTTCTGCAAATTTGGGGAGCTCAAAGGGGTTTATGCAGCTGATGAGAGTGGCACACGTGTCATTGTGTCTTTCTCTGAAGAGGGTTCTGCACAATCTGCATTCAAGGCATTAGATGGAACCTCATGTCCTGAACTCGGAGGAAGGTCCTTGCATATTCGTTATTCAGTGATTCAGCCAACTCCAAAG GATGAAGTTAGTGACATGGTTCCAGTATCTATTAATGCATCGGAATTGAGTATTCCGGGACTTTACCTAGTGCACAACTTCATTAGCGCTAAAGAAGAAGAG GAATTACTCCAAGCTGTTGACAGTCGGCCTTGGAACAGTCTTTCCAAAAGAAGGGTTCAACACTATGGTTATGAATTTCGTTACGAT ATTAGGAATGTTAATACAAGGCATTGCTTAG GGCCTTGTATAATGGAGTTCAGAAAATATGAGAATGGTGATTGGCATACTAAAGTTGCCTCAAGTGCTGTTTCAGAAGGAGGAAGTCCGGAAGAcgattcaatttttttaaggaaGGCTATCTATCTACCCCCTCGATCTTTGCTACTCTTGTCTGGAGAAGCACGTTATGCATGGAACCATTATATTCCACACCACAAG GTTGACAAAGTGAACGGCAGAGTCATCAGAAGGGCATCAAGAAGGGTCTCTTTCACATTTCGAAAG GTTAGAACAGGTGCATGCGAATGTGAATTTCCTCAGTATTGTGACTCCCAACGATAA
- the LOC112747573 gene encoding alkylated DNA repair protein ALKBH8 homolog isoform X1, producing MGLPRFGRPKNGVELSPNLYVANCGPAVGISHDDIASVFCKFGELKGVYAADESGTRVIVSFSEEGSAQSAFKALDGTSCPELGGRSLHIRYSVIQPTPKDEVSDMVPVSINASELSIPGLYLVHNFISAKEEEELLQAVDSRPWNSLSKRRVQHYGYEFRYDIRNVNTRHCLGELPSFVSPILERISSCPTFKSAEHIVLDQLTVNEYPPGVGLSPHIDTHSAFEDLIFSLSLSGPCIMEFRKYENGDWHTKVASSAVSEGGSPEDDSIFLRKAIYLPPRSLLLLSGEARYAWNHYIPHHKVDKVNGRVIRRASRRVSFTFRKVRTGACECEFPQYCDSQR from the exons ATGGGTTTGCCGAGGTTTGGGCGTCCCAAGAATGGTGTTGAACTGAGTCCAAACCTGTATGTGGCAAATTGTGGACCTGCTGTGGGGATCTCCCATGATGACATTGCATCTGTTTTCTGCAAATTTGGGGAGCTCAAAGGGGTTTATGCAGCTGATGAGAGTGGCACACGTGTCATTGTGTCTTTCTCTGAAGAGGGTTCTGCACAATCTGCATTCAAGGCATTAGATGGAACCTCATGTCCTGAACTCGGAGGAAGGTCCTTGCATATTCGTTATTCAGTGATTCAGCCAACTCCAAAG GATGAAGTTAGTGACATGGTTCCAGTATCTATTAATGCATCGGAATTGAGTATTCCGGGACTTTACCTAGTGCACAACTTCATTAGCGCTAAAGAAGAAGAG GAATTACTCCAAGCTGTTGACAGTCGGCCTTGGAACAGTCTTTCCAAAAGAAGGGTTCAACACTATGGTTATGAATTTCGTTACGAT ATTAGGAATGTTAATACAAGGCATTGCTTAGGTGAGCTTCCATCTTTTGTTTCTCCAATACTTGAAAGAATCTCATCATGTCCAACTTTCAAGAGTGCTGAACATATTGTTTTGGACCAACTTACT GTAAATGAGTATCCTCCTGGGGTGGGCTTGTCCCCCCATATAGATACCCATTCAGCATTCGAAGATTTAATTTTCAGCCTTTCATTATCAGGGCCTTGTATAATGGAGTTCAGAAAATATGAGAATGGTGATTGGCATACTAAAGTTGCCTCAAGTGCTGTTTCAGAAGGAGGAAGTCCGGAAGAcgattcaatttttttaaggaaGGCTATCTATCTACCCCCTCGATCTTTGCTACTCTTGTCTGGAGAAGCACGTTATGCATGGAACCATTATATTCCACACCACAAG GTTGACAAAGTGAACGGCAGAGTCATCAGAAGGGCATCAAGAAGGGTCTCTTTCACATTTCGAAAG GTTAGAACAGGTGCATGCGAATGTGAATTTCCTCAGTATTGTGACTCCCAACGATAA